The following coding sequences are from one Salinicoccus sp. Bachu38 window:
- a CDS encoding glycogen/starch/alpha-glucan phosphorylase: protein MTSLQLKDRIEGKAYESHGDSFYELNEKEQFNVVGNAVMEYLVPEWIESKSKFRKKKQAYYLSAEFLMGRALSNNLVNLGIEGEVKQTLEEMGVDYNALEDAEDDAGLGNGGLGRLAACFLDSGATLDYPLSGYGILYQYGIFKQNFVNGFQVEEADPWLEHDNPWLIKNSNDAVIVEFSDNDKVEAVPYDMPIVGYGGDTINTLRLWKAEAIHKFDFQAFDQGKYIDSVKAQNEAETISRILYPNDSTNEGKKLRLRQQYFFTSASLQDLMENYKAEGHKSFDDFSKLHSIQLNDTHPALAIPELIRLLEKEGVDFEKAFDITQKTMAYTNHTLLAEALEVWDKGLFTSALPNLYPYIEEINARLVRELKEWQVDKDEWHNFMIIQGNSIHMAFMSIYATRAVNGVAAIHTELLKTDVLKSWHNMFPDRILNKTNGITQRRWLLQSNPQLSGMITDLLGSKEWVTSLEQLKGLEAMKDDEAVLERFIDIKREKKQELSEYIQFHEEVDIDPDSIFDIQIKRLHEYKRQLMMAFYIADLYNRIKADPDGEWTKRTFIFGAKAAPGYYMAKAIIKYINELAGRVNTDPDVNGIIKVVFVENYGVSYAERLFPAADVSEQISLAGKEASGTGNMKFMLNGAVTVGTMDGANVEIVEEAGKENNYIFGMDVEEVVEKRGNYDPVAAMKRTEGLEQVVNALVDGTFHDNNTGMFQDLYNSLTGEDQYFILEDFESYREAQDQIASDFKDQKAFYGKGFINMANAGKFSSDRTLEEYATEIWHVSKQK from the coding sequence ATGACATCACTACAACTCAAGGATAGGATCGAAGGCAAAGCTTATGAAAGTCACGGGGATTCATTTTATGAACTGAATGAAAAAGAACAATTCAATGTCGTTGGCAATGCTGTCATGGAGTATCTTGTACCTGAATGGATAGAATCGAAGAGCAAATTCAGAAAAAAGAAGCAGGCCTACTACCTGTCTGCAGAATTCCTGATGGGACGGGCGCTGAGCAACAACCTCGTAAACCTGGGCATAGAAGGTGAAGTCAAACAGACTCTGGAAGAAATGGGAGTCGACTATAATGCACTGGAAGATGCAGAAGACGATGCAGGACTCGGGAACGGGGGCCTTGGCCGTCTGGCGGCGTGTTTCCTCGATTCCGGTGCCACACTCGACTACCCGCTTTCCGGCTATGGCATACTTTACCAGTATGGAATATTCAAACAGAACTTTGTGAATGGATTCCAGGTGGAGGAGGCAGATCCGTGGCTCGAGCATGATAATCCATGGCTGATAAAGAACAGCAACGATGCAGTGATCGTCGAATTCAGCGACAACGACAAGGTGGAGGCTGTACCATACGACATGCCGATTGTAGGATACGGGGGAGACACGATCAATACACTGCGCCTGTGGAAGGCAGAGGCCATCCACAAGTTCGACTTCCAGGCATTTGATCAAGGGAAATATATCGACTCCGTCAAAGCCCAGAATGAAGCGGAGACGATTTCACGCATCCTGTATCCGAACGATTCTACAAATGAAGGCAAGAAGCTGAGGCTCAGACAGCAGTATTTCTTTACTTCGGCCTCCCTGCAGGATCTGATGGAAAATTATAAGGCGGAAGGCCATAAAAGTTTCGATGATTTTTCAAAACTGCATTCCATCCAGCTGAATGACACCCATCCGGCACTCGCCATTCCGGAACTGATCCGCCTGCTTGAAAAAGAAGGTGTCGATTTCGAAAAAGCATTCGACATCACCCAGAAAACGATGGCGTATACAAATCATACGCTGCTCGCAGAAGCATTGGAAGTATGGGATAAGGGGCTGTTCACATCGGCACTTCCGAATCTCTATCCATATATCGAGGAAATCAATGCCCGCCTTGTGAGGGAATTGAAGGAATGGCAGGTCGACAAGGATGAGTGGCACAACTTCATGATCATACAGGGGAATTCCATCCACATGGCATTCATGTCGATCTATGCGACACGTGCAGTCAACGGTGTGGCTGCCATCCATACCGAGTTGCTCAAAACGGATGTCCTGAAATCATGGCACAACATGTTCCCGGACCGCATCCTCAATAAAACCAACGGTATCACGCAAAGAAGATGGCTGCTCCAGTCCAATCCGCAACTGAGCGGGATGATCACGGACCTTCTTGGATCGAAGGAGTGGGTGACTTCACTCGAGCAGCTGAAGGGACTCGAAGCCATGAAGGATGACGAAGCTGTGCTGGAGCGATTCATCGATATCAAACGCGAAAAGAAACAGGAACTTTCCGAGTATATCCAGTTCCACGAGGAAGTCGACATCGATCCCGATTCCATCTTCGACATCCAGATCAAGAGGCTTCATGAGTATAAGCGCCAGCTGATGATGGCATTCTACATCGCCGACCTGTATAACCGCATCAAAGCGGACCCGGATGGAGAATGGACGAAGCGCACATTCATCTTCGGTGCGAAAGCGGCACCCGGGTACTATATGGCCAAAGCGATCATCAAGTATATCAACGAGCTTGCAGGCCGGGTGAACACCGATCCGGATGTGAACGGAATCATCAAGGTCGTTTTCGTTGAAAACTATGGTGTATCCTATGCTGAAAGGCTGTTTCCGGCAGCGGATGTATCTGAGCAGATCTCCCTTGCAGGAAAAGAGGCTTCGGGTACAGGCAATATGAAGTTCATGCTGAATGGCGCCGTTACAGTAGGTACGATGGATGGTGCCAACGTTGAAATTGTCGAAGAGGCGGGAAAAGAGAACAACTACATCTTCGGCATGGACGTGGAAGAGGTCGTGGAAAAGCGGGGGAATTATGATCCTGTGGCAGCGATGAAGCGGACCGAAGGGCTGGAACAGGTGGTGAATGCGCTTGTCGATGGCACTTTCCACGATAATAATACAGGCATGTTCCAGGACCTGTACAACAGCCTGACCGGGGAAGACCAGTACTTCATACTGGAGGACTTTGAAAGCTACCGGGAGGCACAGGACCAGATTGCCAGTGATTTCAAAGACCAGAAGGCCTTCTATGGAAAAGGCTTCATCAACATGGCCAATGCAGGCAAGTTCTCTTCCGACAGGACGTTGGAGGAGTATGCTACAGAGATTTGGCATGTGAGCAAACAGAAGTAG
- a CDS encoding SDR family NAD(P)-dependent oxidoreductase produces MQEIKGKYAVITGGTRGIGLATAHALAEEGVNVAVIGRNPDTLKDAVGELQNYGVQVVALNGDVSNKEDVDRMLGEVNDAFERIDILINNAGIMNHTSFLESSEEDLRKMMDVNVFGIYHMMHGILPMMKQQGQGDVINISSMSGLKGTKGSSLYSATKFAVIGMTEGVMQEMRQHNIRVSYLTPSAVLTDLIGETGLKEETMTHAEDMADIIVSQLKLNPRTFIKTSQMWATNPTPKDQ; encoded by the coding sequence ATGCAGGAAATCAAAGGAAAATATGCTGTAATCACTGGAGGAACACGGGGCATTGGCCTTGCCACGGCCCATGCACTTGCTGAGGAAGGCGTCAATGTTGCAGTGATCGGACGCAACCCGGATACATTGAAAGACGCTGTCGGGGAGCTTCAGAACTACGGGGTCCAGGTTGTTGCCCTAAACGGGGATGTTTCAAACAAGGAAGATGTCGACCGCATGCTGGGCGAAGTCAACGATGCATTCGAACGCATCGACATTCTGATCAACAATGCGGGCATCATGAACCATACATCTTTCCTGGAAAGCTCTGAAGAGGATCTGCGCAAAATGATGGACGTCAATGTATTCGGCATCTATCATATGATGCATGGCATCCTTCCGATGATGAAACAGCAGGGCCAGGGGGATGTCATCAACATATCCTCCATGTCCGGACTTAAGGGAACAAAAGGCAGCTCACTCTATTCCGCGACAAAATTCGCTGTCATCGGCATGACCGAAGGTGTGATGCAGGAGATGCGCCAGCACAACATCAGGGTCTCCTATCTGACTCCGTCCGCCGTACTCACCGATCTAATCGGAGAGACGGGACTGAAGGAAGAGACGATGACCCATGCAGAAGACATGGCGGACATCATCGTCAGCCAGCTCAAACTGAATCCGAGAACCTTCATCAAGACAAGCCAGATGTGGGCAACCAATCCCACACCGAAGGATCAATAG
- the kynU gene encoding kynureninase — translation MKQWLDQARHRDERDALAKYKEEFYLGDAVYYMDGNSLGLMSRRSEQSMLDVMEDWKNHGIDGWTRGERPWFYMSERVGEMMAGLVGADSHEVLATSSTTMNIHQTIRTLYRPTDERHRILVDDLNFPSDIYAVQSILEDYGYGDGMVKVPSEDGHLLSTERIIDMMDESIALILLPSVLYRSGQVLEMEKITEKAHEKGIIIGFDLCHSIGSVPHQLKEWGVDFAVWCTYKHLNGGPGSVAGLYVNEKHHHHPVSLKGWFGNNKETQFDMAHTFDQAADISQYQVGTPHIFSMAPLLGALEMFTEAGIGNIRRKSLELTDFMMEMIEDALRDHDIDIITPKDHDARGGHILIGHPKAAGINAALKSKGVIPDFRAPSYVRIAPVALYNSFEDVHHTVMILKEIMDDRLYEEFDNKRGVIA, via the coding sequence ATGAAGCAATGGTTGGATCAGGCACGTCATAGGGATGAGCGGGACGCACTTGCAAAGTACAAGGAGGAATTCTATCTGGGGGACGCTGTATACTATATGGATGGAAATTCACTCGGACTGATGAGCAGGCGGTCGGAACAGAGCATGCTCGATGTGATGGAAGATTGGAAAAATCATGGCATCGACGGATGGACCAGAGGGGAGCGCCCATGGTTCTACATGAGTGAGAGGGTCGGAGAGATGATGGCAGGACTTGTAGGGGCGGACAGCCACGAGGTGCTGGCGACCAGCTCCACAACGATGAATATCCATCAGACCATCCGGACGCTCTACCGACCGACGGATGAACGCCACAGGATACTGGTCGATGACCTGAACTTTCCGTCGGACATCTACGCGGTGCAGTCCATACTTGAAGATTACGGGTATGGGGACGGCATGGTCAAGGTGCCTTCTGAAGACGGCCATCTGCTGTCCACCGAGCGGATCATTGATATGATGGACGAGAGCATAGCACTGATATTGCTGCCGTCGGTGCTGTACCGCAGCGGACAGGTGCTGGAGATGGAAAAGATTACGGAAAAAGCGCATGAAAAAGGAATCATCATCGGATTCGACCTTTGCCATTCCATCGGTTCCGTCCCGCATCAGCTGAAGGAGTGGGGTGTGGATTTCGCTGTATGGTGTACATATAAGCACCTTAATGGAGGGCCGGGCTCCGTGGCCGGCCTGTATGTGAATGAGAAGCACCACCACCACCCTGTGAGCCTGAAGGGGTGGTTCGGCAACAACAAGGAAACCCAATTCGACATGGCGCATACGTTCGATCAGGCAGCGGACATCAGCCAGTACCAGGTGGGCACGCCGCATATATTTTCCATGGCCCCGCTTCTGGGGGCACTGGAAATGTTCACGGAAGCCGGCATCGGAAATATACGGCGCAAGTCGCTCGAACTGACGGACTTCATGATGGAGATGATCGAAGACGCCCTCCGGGACCATGACATCGACATCATCACGCCAAAGGACCATGACGCCCGTGGCGGACATATACTGATCGGCCACCCGAAAGCTGCCGGCATCAATGCCGCATTGAAGTCGAAGGGCGTGATTCCTGATTTCAGGGCGCCAAGCTATGTCAGGATTGCGCCGGTTGCATTATACAATTCATTCGAAGATGTCCACCATACCGTGATGATCCTGAAGGAAATCATGGATGACCGGCTCTACGAAGAGTTTGATAACAAGCGGGGAGTGATTGCATGA
- a CDS encoding cyclase family protein, whose protein sequence is MMWKDITQLLDDDIAHWPEDTPFSYARTVTKAESGSVNIGKIETSTHIGTHIDAPFHFDDAGATVDALDINRYIGEATVIAVDGGKTITLEDIEPYRIEGTTLLIRTKDRTERTVFPESIPVLEKRAVEHIASHGIRLFGVDVTSVDDIDSKTLDIHHLLYERDIMILENAVLDDIEPGYYDFVALPLKLRGADGSPVRAALRHKGGFDNE, encoded by the coding sequence ATGATGTGGAAGGACATTACACAGCTGCTCGATGACGACATTGCACATTGGCCCGAGGATACACCGTTCAGCTACGCGCGCACAGTGACAAAAGCGGAGAGTGGCTCTGTCAACATCGGAAAGATAGAGACGAGTACCCATATCGGCACCCATATCGATGCGCCGTTCCATTTTGACGATGCAGGCGCAACGGTGGACGCACTCGATATCAACCGGTATATCGGCGAGGCTACGGTGATTGCAGTGGATGGAGGGAAGACCATTACATTGGAAGACATCGAACCCTACAGGATTGAAGGGACCACTCTGCTGATCAGGACGAAGGACAGGACGGAACGCACAGTATTCCCTGAATCCATCCCCGTGCTTGAGAAGCGGGCGGTCGAGCATATTGCTTCGCACGGCATCAGGCTCTTCGGCGTCGATGTCACCTCTGTCGATGATATCGATTCGAAGACGCTCGATATCCATCACCTGCTGTACGAAAGGGATATCATGATTCTGGAAAATGCAGTATTGGATGATATAGAGCCAGGCTACTATGACTTTGTGGCACTGCCATTGAAGCTCCGGGGTGCCGATGGGTCCCCCGTACGTGCAGCATTGCGACACAAAGGGGGATTTGACAATGAGTGA
- a CDS encoding tryptophan 2,3-dioxygenase yields MSDYQDHTLNGEDVKTDFLKDMTYSEYLSLDRILFSQNTMTDQHDETLFIIIHQVSELWMKLIIHEINSAMEDIKVDDFRMAFKKLARVTNIQRQIISAWDVLSTMTPSDYLKFRDSLGNASGFQSYQNRMMEFSLGYKTTHALKIYEKDSIVHDMLKAQLNKPSIYDEAIRAVARAGFEIDEEVLGRDVTESYVPNASVKEAFKQIYLNTDEHFELYEMLEKLVDVEDLYSQWRFRHMKTVERIIGFKKGTGGSSGVNYLKRVIDDYFFKELWELRSEL; encoded by the coding sequence ATGAGTGACTATCAGGACCATACGCTGAACGGGGAAGACGTAAAGACTGATTTCCTGAAGGACATGACATACAGTGAGTATCTGAGCCTCGACCGCATTCTATTTTCGCAGAATACGATGACGGACCAGCATGATGAAACGCTGTTCATCATCATCCACCAGGTGTCGGAACTATGGATGAAACTGATCATCCATGAAATCAATTCGGCGATGGAAGACATAAAGGTCGATGATTTCAGGATGGCGTTCAAGAAGCTCGCCCGGGTGACGAACATCCAGAGGCAGATCATATCAGCATGGGATGTGCTTTCCACCATGACGCCAAGTGATTACCTGAAATTCCGTGACAGCCTCGGCAATGCTTCGGGATTCCAGTCCTATCAGAACCGCATGATGGAGTTCAGCCTCGGCTATAAGACGACACACGCCCTGAAGATATATGAGAAGGATTCCATCGTCCATGATATGCTGAAGGCGCAGCTCAACAAGCCGAGCATCTATGATGAAGCCATCCGGGCTGTTGCGAGGGCCGGATTTGAGATAGATGAGGAAGTGCTTGGGCGTGATGTGACGGAATCCTATGTACCGAATGCTTCGGTAAAGGAGGCGTTCAAACAGATATACCTGAATACCGATGAACATTTCGAGCTCTACGAGATGCTGGAGAAGCTCGTGGATGTGGAAGACCTGTACAGCCAGTGGCGGTTCAGGCACATGAAGACGGTCGAGCGCATCATCGGATTCAAAAAGGGTACAGGAGGCAGTTCCGGTGTAAACTACCTGAAGCGTGTAATCGATGATTATTTCTTCAAGGAACTCTGGGAACTGAGATCAGAACTATAG
- a CDS encoding TAXI family TRAP transporter solute-binding subunit → MKKFSWLLVLMLTLSFVLAACGGGNGGEETTEDETTEGGESSGDSASGENWVENITVLTGGEAGVYFPIGVSMADIIDSQLEDVSATGVSSGASVSNAEQLNNGEAQLALVQNDIAYYGAEGINMFEEPLENYSGVLTLYPETIQLVTLADSGIESVSDLEGRRVAIGDVGSGTEANATQILEAHGLSEADVDAQYLDFADASTNLQDGNVDAAFVTAGTPTGAIQELSASADVRLISFDQEAIDSLTEEYSYYTQHEIPADAYENFDSTATTVAVQAMVIASNDIPDDQMYEMTKALFENLDDLSNAHVRGEEVTLDTAQDGMSIDLHPGAQQYYDEQ, encoded by the coding sequence ATGAAAAAATTCTCATGGTTACTGGTACTGATGCTTACGTTGTCATTCGTTCTTGCAGCATGCGGTGGAGGAAATGGCGGAGAGGAAACGACCGAAGACGAAACGACTGAGGGAGGCGAGTCTTCCGGAGACAGTGCTTCCGGTGAAAATTGGGTTGAAAACATCACTGTACTGACTGGTGGGGAAGCAGGGGTGTACTTCCCGATCGGCGTCTCAATGGCGGACATCATCGACTCCCAGCTTGAGGATGTTTCAGCTACCGGCGTTTCATCCGGTGCGTCCGTTTCCAATGCGGAACAGCTCAACAACGGGGAAGCCCAGCTTGCACTCGTACAGAATGATATCGCATATTATGGTGCAGAAGGCATAAACATGTTCGAAGAGCCGCTCGAAAACTACAGCGGTGTGCTCACACTTTATCCGGAGACGATCCAGCTTGTCACACTGGCTGATTCCGGCATTGAATCCGTTTCGGATCTTGAAGGCAGACGTGTCGCAATCGGGGACGTCGGTTCCGGTACAGAAGCGAATGCAACACAGATTCTTGAAGCACATGGTCTCAGCGAAGCCGATGTCGATGCTCAATACCTCGATTTCGCCGATGCTTCGACAAACCTTCAGGATGGCAACGTCGATGCAGCATTCGTAACAGCGGGTACACCGACAGGTGCCATACAGGAACTGAGCGCGAGTGCAGATGTCAGACTCATCAGCTTCGATCAGGAAGCGATCGATTCACTGACTGAAGAATACTCATACTATACGCAGCATGAGATTCCTGCAGATGCCTACGAGAACTTCGACAGCACTGCCACGACCGTAGCAGTCCAGGCGATGGTCATCGCATCCAATGACATTCCGGATGACCAGATGTATGAAATGACCAAGGCACTGTTCGAAAACCTGGACGACCTGAGCAATGCACACGTACGTGGTGAAGAAGTGACACTCGACACTGCACAGGATGGCATGTCAATCGATCTCCACCCAGGTGCTCAGCAATATTATGATGAGCAGTAA
- a CDS encoding DUF1850 domain-containing protein, with the protein MGVSIVAAAILLYVTRPLYISISDMETDEELYGARIEDGERFSVTYIHSVERSPVKEVFEVRGTEIFTMESHTESFGAGMPYEGEVMELENGKFIISDINRPVHGGALRIRPSSVFPHHIMIGEDDVVISDPPYKGRNLEVEISRTFFKR; encoded by the coding sequence ATGGGAGTTTCAATTGTTGCTGCAGCAATCCTCCTTTACGTAACAAGGCCGCTCTACATTTCAATTTCCGATATGGAGACTGATGAGGAGTTATATGGAGCCCGGATTGAAGATGGCGAACGCTTCTCTGTTACATACATACATTCAGTCGAGCGTTCACCTGTAAAGGAAGTATTCGAGGTGCGTGGGACTGAAATATTCACTATGGAAAGCCATACGGAGTCATTTGGAGCAGGCATGCCATATGAAGGGGAAGTAATGGAGCTGGAGAATGGAAAATTCATCATCAGTGACATCAACAGGCCGGTGCATGGAGGAGCTTTGAGGATCCGTCCATCGTCGGTGTTCCCGCACCATATCATGATCGGAGAGGACGATGTCGTCATTTCGGATCCCCCATACAAGGGTAGAAACTTGGAGGTCGAAATCAGCCGGACCTTCTTTAAGAGGTGA
- a CDS encoding TRAP transporter permease → MEENEQKKMIRELEGSDRDLGKKMGMLVSIVAIGLAFFHLYVAGFGLPGIGSRTFLVVHLILGVILAFLIYPIKKGMNQKTIPWYDLLLAVLSLAIGIYLINRQTAEAIMSARPTAVDLIIGAVFVVIVIEATRRVVGLPLIIIAAIFMGYFFLGEFMPGDFYHNRGDFSRFVYEIVYRSNGIFGTPIYASAQFVFIFILFGAILESTGAGKMFIDLAIRGFGKFKGGPAKASVVASGMMGSISGSSTANAVTTGTFTIPLMKKVGFPSHVAGGIEVAASSSGQFLPPVMGAAAFIMVEFTGIPYYEIIKSAFIPALLAYVGILFMVHFEASKHGIAGMERSEMASARKLIMTQGYMLVPILILLYYLVIERASVNASAFYSIIAMIIIALFTYRFKERLGRTILYAAILLAVAFAMQYLIGYLNQGLVALNDVFGTRVFNSQTIRWRDSIFTMVLGGVLVAFLFGLFQRSMKQDKVKSEYGFKELLEGFDTASRNALSIIVACATAGILIGVITTSGLSTKFTRIVIEFSDTIEGWLPNFMITDNTNVYIALVLTVFACLLLGLGLPTTATYVVLAAVIAPVLTDLGLPVIVAHLFVLYYGVLADDTPPINLPAYATAGIANAGPIRTGVQGFKYDSAALLLPFMFAINPTILLITDATAIEMAWAVITAAIGMATFASFIQNYMFTRYSIIERVAAAATALLFIQSDFVTDGIAVGLFILLVLFQLYKRRRNKRAAQAA, encoded by the coding sequence ATGGAAGAAAATGAACAGAAGAAAATGATCAGGGAGCTTGAGGGGAGCGACAGGGATCTTGGAAAGAAGATGGGGATGCTGGTCAGCATCGTAGCCATCGGTCTGGCCTTCTTCCACCTTTATGTGGCGGGATTCGGACTGCCCGGCATCGGTTCCCGGACTTTCCTGGTCGTCCATCTCATTTTGGGGGTCATACTCGCTTTCCTCATCTACCCGATCAAAAAGGGGATGAATCAGAAGACGATTCCATGGTACGACCTGTTGCTTGCTGTGCTTTCTTTGGCAATAGGAATCTATCTGATCAATCGTCAGACTGCAGAAGCAATTATGTCCGCAAGACCGACTGCAGTCGACCTGATCATCGGTGCAGTGTTCGTCGTGATCGTCATCGAAGCCACCCGGCGCGTGGTCGGCCTGCCGTTGATCATCATTGCAGCAATATTCATGGGATACTTCTTTCTCGGCGAATTCATGCCTGGAGATTTTTATCATAACCGCGGCGACTTTTCCCGCTTCGTCTATGAAATCGTCTATCGGAGCAACGGGATATTCGGAACGCCGATATATGCATCTGCCCAATTCGTTTTCATTTTCATATTATTTGGAGCCATACTTGAATCGACCGGAGCCGGAAAGATGTTCATCGATCTTGCCATCAGGGGCTTCGGCAAATTCAAAGGTGGCCCTGCCAAAGCGAGTGTTGTGGCCAGCGGCATGATGGGGAGTATCTCCGGGAGTTCAACTGCAAATGCGGTGACGACGGGAACATTTACAATCCCACTGATGAAAAAGGTGGGCTTTCCATCGCATGTTGCCGGCGGTATCGAAGTTGCTGCCTCCTCCAGCGGACAGTTCCTGCCTCCGGTCATGGGTGCCGCGGCATTCATCATGGTGGAATTTACAGGCATTCCCTACTATGAAATCATCAAAAGTGCATTCATTCCTGCACTTCTTGCATATGTAGGCATACTGTTCATGGTGCATTTCGAAGCGAGCAAGCATGGGATTGCCGGTATGGAACGCTCTGAAATGGCTTCTGCACGGAAGTTGATCATGACCCAGGGCTATATGCTGGTGCCGATACTGATCCTGCTTTATTACCTTGTGATAGAACGGGCATCAGTCAACGCGTCTGCCTTCTATTCGATTATAGCGATGATCATCATTGCACTTTTCACATACCGCTTCAAAGAGCGGTTGGGACGGACGATACTCTATGCGGCAATACTGCTTGCCGTGGCATTCGCCATGCAGTACCTGATTGGTTACCTCAACCAGGGTCTGGTTGCATTGAATGATGTTTTCGGTACAAGAGTTTTCAACAGCCAGACAATCCGGTGGAGGGATTCGATCTTCACCATGGTGTTAGGCGGTGTTCTTGTGGCCTTCCTATTCGGTCTGTTCCAGCGTTCGATGAAACAGGATAAAGTGAAGTCGGAGTATGGTTTCAAAGAGTTGCTGGAAGGTTTTGATACTGCATCCCGGAACGCTCTCAGCATCATCGTCGCCTGTGCGACAGCAGGGATACTGATCGGTGTCATAACGACCAGCGGCCTGTCCACGAAGTTTACGCGCATCGTCATCGAATTTTCCGATACGATCGAAGGTTGGCTGCCGAACTTCATGATTACGGACAACACCAACGTATACATTGCACTGGTACTTACAGTATTTGCATGTCTGCTGCTCGGACTGGGACTACCGACGACTGCGACCTATGTGGTACTGGCCGCAGTCATCGCCCCGGTCCTTACCGACCTTGGGCTGCCGGTCATTGTGGCCCACCTGTTCGTACTCTATTACGGGGTTCTGGCTGATGATACGCCACCGATCAATCTGCCGGCATACGCCACGGCGGGCATAGCAAATGCCGGCCCGATACGGACCGGGGTCCAGGGCTTCAAATATGACTCGGCTGCCCTGCTCCTACCCTTCATGTTCGCAATCAACCCGACCATACTGCTGATCACTGATGCCACAGCCATTGAAATGGCATGGGCTGTCATTACTGCAGCAATCGGCATGGCGACATTTGCTTCATTCATCCAGAATTACATGTTTACCCGTTACAGCATCATCGAAAGGGTGGCGGCGGCGGCCACGGCCCTGCTGTTCATCCAGAGCGACTTCGTTACGGACGGCATCGCCGTTGGACTGTTCATACTGCTGGTCCTTTTCCAGCTCTA